The Planococcus sp. MSAK28401 genome window below encodes:
- a CDS encoding helix-turn-helix domain-containing protein, whose protein sequence is MIKRIRLEKGISQERLAELVELHRTYISDIERGGRNVSLVNIYRIAEGLEVRVFEIFQELEKELTK, encoded by the coding sequence GTGATCAAACGTATTCGATTGGAAAAGGGAATTTCTCAGGAGCGGCTGGCTGAATTGGTGGAGCTGCACCGAACGTATATCAGTGACATTGAAAGAGGAGGCCGAAACGTATCGCTCGTAAACATCTACCGAATCGCGGAAGGGCTGGAGGTTCGAGTATTTGAAATTTTTCAGGAGTTGGAGAAAGAATTGACTAAATAG
- a CDS encoding MepB family protein, which translates to MNDFYRALSYVNELIYKPTNLILKSVQEEKQNAKYGAGRFQLSSTTVRFRVANITPTKTGQFVAFWEKDENTNNQPYSYAEAPDLLVITTFKSDSEFGQFVFPKEVLLTQNILKSTLTKGKMAIRVYPSWDIPTSKQAVKTQEWQLPYFVDLSTPDNVSKEKITELYAV; encoded by the coding sequence GTGAACGATTTTTATAGAGCATTGAGCTATGTGAATGAATTAATCTACAAACCAACTAATTTAATTTTAAAATCGGTTCAAGAAGAAAAACAAAACGCTAAGTATGGTGCAGGTAGATTTCAATTATCTTCTACAACAGTTCGATTCAGAGTGGCGAACATTACACCTACGAAAACAGGACAGTTTGTTGCATTTTGGGAGAAAGATGAAAACACCAATAATCAGCCCTATTCCTATGCGGAAGCCCCGGATTTATTAGTTATAACTACGTTTAAAAGTGATAGTGAGTTTGGGCAATTTGTTTTCCCAAAAGAAGTTCTTCTCACTCAAAACATTCTTAAATCCACCTTAACAAAGGGGAAAATGGCAATAAGAGTATATCCAAGTTGGGATATTCCGACCAGCAAGCAAGCAGTGAAAACACAAGAATGGCAGTTGCCTTACTTTGTTGATCTAAGTACTCCAGATAACGTATCCAAAGAAAAAATAACAGAACTGTATGCTGTTTGA
- a CDS encoding AbrB/MazE/SpoVT family DNA-binding domain-containing protein, which produces MKSTLVTRKVSHLGHIMIPISQRKTLNISVGDELEIFIENEKIIMKKHLNKESCVITGALIDKETDLNYSNSISLSSAGAAILLKELQDYNREE; this is translated from the coding sequence ATGAAAAGCACGCTAGTCACTAGAAAAGTGAGTCACCTCGGCCATATCATGATCCCCATATCCCAAAGAAAAACGTTAAATATTTCGGTCGGAGATGAATTAGAAATTTTTATTGAAAACGAAAAGATTATAATGAAAAAGCACCTAAATAAAGAATCTTGTGTAATCACAGGGGCACTGATAGATAAAGAAACCGACCTAAACTATTCAAATAGTATTTCACTAAGTTCTGCAGGCGCTGCAATTCTTTTAAAAGAATTACAAGATTATAATAGAGAAGAATAA
- a CDS encoding helix-turn-helix domain-containing protein — MATLNDLRNRLMQNEEIKEAFESVEYNRSRNIFKRRMELGLSQRDLADKASVTQKTISRIEGGDPGIRQTTLIKVYTALDLKEDGTPPAKEYVVHQ, encoded by the coding sequence GTGGCAACTTTAAATGACTTGAGAAACCGCCTGATGCAGAATGAGGAGATAAAAGAAGCGTTCGAAAGCGTCGAATATAACCGGAGTCGGAACATTTTCAAAAGACGGATGGAGCTAGGGCTTTCCCAAAGAGATCTTGCTGATAAAGCTAGCGTTACACAAAAAACGATCAGCCGGATTGAAGGTGGAGACCCAGGGATACGCCAAACCACGCTTATTAAGGTGTACACAGCATTGGATTTAAAAGAGGATGGTACTCCTCCTGCTAAAGAATATGTCGTACATCAGTAA
- a CDS encoding replication-relaxation family protein yields MEKSRLKIQTKNEEVIWLRAEEVEMLEQVWTHRTMQAKSIHAIYQATSHTLRNSNAISNRLTRLVELEFLIRFTKDVSVTRARVPRYYYRLGKKGLWLLAEQKRLVLNNRTRKDYHLFKNSPIPSKHTDAMSILANQIYLSCWNEIPGLTHRKGVAGKLISSTRDKKLIRENGVEPDWIFQVDNRLLCIELDTGSQEHVAIRKKFGRYYRLQKVLQKEGYQLAILFAVPDDSIDVVQKNKRKDRSVRVEGLNQLYVDYITTPVPFLQGKVEYRELKKVYALPTREAVSFAHQLLKLPEWTDDLLLNDLKSISETQTKGEER; encoded by the coding sequence ATGGAGAAAAGTCGATTGAAAATCCAGACGAAAAATGAGGAGGTGATCTGGCTAAGGGCAGAAGAAGTTGAGATGTTAGAGCAGGTTTGGACCCACCGGACAATGCAGGCCAAGTCGATTCATGCCATCTATCAAGCCACTTCACATACACTGCGAAATTCAAACGCCATCAGCAATCGATTGACTCGATTAGTAGAGCTAGAGTTCTTAATTCGCTTTACCAAGGATGTCAGTGTGACGAGAGCCCGAGTGCCGCGATATTATTACCGGCTTGGGAAGAAAGGTCTTTGGCTATTGGCTGAACAGAAAAGACTGGTCTTAAATAATCGGACGCGTAAAGATTATCACTTATTTAAAAATAGTCCAATCCCCTCTAAACACACCGATGCAATGTCCATTTTAGCGAATCAAATATACTTGAGTTGCTGGAATGAAATACCTGGCCTGACGCATCGTAAAGGCGTTGCCGGCAAACTCATTTCTTCAACTAGGGATAAAAAGTTAATTCGGGAAAACGGAGTGGAACCTGACTGGATTTTTCAAGTGGATAACCGTCTTTTATGTATTGAACTGGATACAGGTTCTCAAGAGCATGTCGCTATCAGAAAGAAATTCGGTAGATATTACAGGCTTCAAAAGGTATTACAGAAAGAGGGGTATCAACTCGCCATCCTATTTGCTGTTCCAGATGACAGCATCGATGTGGTCCAAAAGAATAAACGGAAGGATCGGAGCGTTCGAGTCGAAGGACTTAATCAACTCTATGTAGACTATATAACGACTCCCGTTCCCTTTCTGCAAGGAAAAGTTGAATATCGAGAATTGAAAAAGGTTTATGCCCTTCCTACCCGAGAAGCTGTTTCATTCGCTCACCAACTACTGAAATTACCTGAATGGACAGATGATTTGTTGCTAAATGACCTCAAATCCATCAGTGAAACCCAAACCAAAGGAGAGGAACGATAA
- a CDS encoding site-specific integrase, which yields MLQGYEEYRIEKGISSETLGIELELIKTFLQFVNQRYDKLVESHELRPADVRAFLDQEKAKGLKASTLRRKLSHLRQYFHYLWKIGKLPVDFMPKFEYELVLEKSNATLVYQEFVDEKERVLQDSGLSLNAKLYFLFAMAGFRMKEIERLRVRHFHEVGDRTEMNFVTSQDVFWQLDFVNELERSLLVQAQERAVFREHDYLISSNNKYGADYVRNNMKEIYHRLSVVLPKPFKTDEVRMAYIYHLYKVEEKPFDEMVELLGVTPESLTSTLKLVFERYKGQGEQKAGKAQPID from the coding sequence ATGTTGCAGGGATATGAAGAGTATCGGATTGAGAAGGGGATCTCTTCTGAGACCTTGGGAATTGAGCTGGAGTTGATCAAGACGTTTCTTCAGTTTGTGAATCAGCGGTATGACAAGTTGGTGGAGTCACATGAACTTAGACCTGCAGATGTTCGGGCTTTCTTGGATCAGGAGAAAGCTAAAGGCTTAAAGGCCAGTACGCTTCGGCGGAAACTATCGCATCTCCGCCAGTATTTCCATTACCTTTGGAAAATAGGCAAGCTGCCGGTGGATTTTATGCCGAAATTTGAATATGAGCTCGTATTGGAGAAGTCGAATGCGACGTTGGTGTATCAGGAGTTTGTGGATGAAAAGGAGCGGGTTCTTCAAGACTCAGGTTTGTCGTTGAATGCAAAATTGTATTTCTTGTTTGCGATGGCGGGTTTCCGCATGAAGGAGATCGAGCGTTTGCGTGTTCGGCATTTCCATGAGGTAGGGGATCGGACAGAGATGAACTTTGTCACTTCACAGGATGTGTTTTGGCAGCTGGATTTTGTGAATGAACTGGAAAGGTCTTTACTTGTTCAGGCCCAGGAGCGGGCGGTCTTTCGGGAGCATGATTACCTGATCTCTTCGAACAATAAATATGGTGCGGATTATGTTCGAAACAACATGAAAGAGATTTATCATCGCTTATCCGTGGTGTTGCCGAAACCATTCAAGACGGATGAGGTCCGGATGGCGTATATTTACCACCTCTACAAGGTCGAGGAGAAGCCGTTTGATGAAATGGTGGAGTTGTTAGGGGTAACGCCCGAATCGCTCACATCGACTTTAAAACTCGTTTTCGAGCGTTATAAAGGCCAGGGAGAACAGAAGGCTGGAAAAGCACAACCCATCGATTAA
- a CDS encoding primase C-terminal domain-containing protein, whose protein sequence is MNTTKNVALKILQNGIETFKMIGSSAALPEQVLAKKSFLTRKRGAIGVVRSKEDLQTPAGVKGYVVTSLETLLEDILGLSHWTPNVYNYLGYSDDERKHLKGHEERNLQQINTFVVDIDTKKQPYTEILTAALDHSVGIPTMILETPKGFQVYFVLEKPLFISNQHDYRGLKVAKRISENIKRSLAKVLQGVDLSCNDFGFFRVPKPDNIRWFSEEMLFSLGSLIAWSKRQDDDQGRGLFVIETKQPMLDPTQSEWFQALMATRHVKGSSGQIGRDNLMFTLALACYSAGKGLQETLNLLDEYNTALSVPLRHSEVQKIVRSAYKGKFKGAHQTYIRELLDEWLPGQDIAISNYVGGWWKFKKERKDRVRSHYTEWEEDLLLYIQAETSVAQPIKWTTQKELCEAVGIPRSTFNELIRNSKKVLIKRTGKGRSAQTGLTSVAVLLQCALAFNQTHRATYYKAVALLQTTVENRLALRELEDQLEMLTPQPNALLNGKKFNSS, encoded by the coding sequence GTGAATACCACGAAAAACGTCGCTTTGAAGATTCTTCAAAATGGTATAGAGACATTTAAAATGATAGGTTCCTCTGCTGCACTTCCAGAACAAGTACTAGCTAAAAAAAGCTTTTTAACACGTAAAAGAGGAGCAATTGGTGTAGTACGCTCTAAAGAGGATCTCCAAACACCTGCAGGCGTCAAAGGTTATGTAGTGACATCTTTGGAGACCCTCTTAGAGGATATTCTTGGTCTTTCTCATTGGACTCCCAATGTATATAATTACTTAGGGTATTCCGATGATGAAAGAAAGCACCTAAAGGGACACGAAGAGCGGAATCTCCAACAAATTAACACCTTTGTTGTTGACATCGATACAAAAAAACAGCCGTACACCGAAATCCTCACTGCAGCCCTCGATCACAGCGTGGGTATCCCGACGATGATTCTGGAGACGCCGAAGGGCTTTCAGGTATATTTCGTGCTCGAGAAACCGCTCTTCATCAGCAATCAACACGACTACCGCGGCTTGAAAGTGGCCAAGCGGATTTCCGAAAACATCAAACGCAGCCTCGCCAAGGTCCTGCAGGGAGTAGATCTGTCCTGCAATGATTTTGGTTTTTTCCGTGTACCCAAACCAGACAATATCCGCTGGTTCTCAGAGGAGATGCTGTTTTCCCTGGGTTCCCTCATCGCTTGGTCCAAACGGCAAGACGACGACCAAGGGAGAGGGTTATTTGTCATAGAGACGAAACAACCTATGTTGGATCCGACACAATCTGAATGGTTCCAAGCCTTGATGGCTACGCGTCACGTAAAAGGCAGCTCCGGCCAGATTGGGCGTGACAACTTGATGTTCACCCTCGCGCTCGCTTGCTACAGCGCAGGGAAGGGGCTTCAGGAGACTTTGAACCTGCTGGATGAATACAACACAGCGCTATCGGTCCCGCTCCGGCACAGCGAGGTCCAGAAGATTGTGCGAAGTGCCTATAAAGGCAAATTCAAAGGGGCACACCAAACGTATATCCGCGAACTGTTGGACGAATGGCTCCCAGGACAAGACATCGCTATTTCCAATTATGTCGGGGGCTGGTGGAAGTTCAAGAAAGAGCGGAAGGATCGTGTACGCAGCCACTACACCGAATGGGAAGAAGACTTGCTGCTGTATATTCAAGCGGAAACCAGTGTGGCGCAGCCGATCAAGTGGACGACCCAAAAAGAGCTATGCGAAGCCGTCGGCATACCCCGCAGCACGTTTAACGAACTCATCCGCAACTCCAAGAAGGTGCTCATCAAACGAACAGGAAAAGGACGCAGCGCGCAGACCGGCTTAACCTCTGTCGCTGTGCTGCTTCAGTGTGCCCTGGCATTTAACCAAACACACCGAGCCACCTACTATAAAGCTGTTGCTCTGCTCCAAACGACTGTTGAAAACCGATTGGCCCTGCGTGAACTGGAAGACCAACTGGAGATGCTGACGCCGCAACCAAACGCGCTGTTAAATGGAAAAAAATTCAATTCTTCTTAA
- a CDS encoding AbrB/MazE/SpoVT family DNA-binding domain-containing protein → MKSTGIVRKVDQLGRIVTPIELRRALGVSVGDPMEIFMEDDRIILRKYKTEKTCAITGEILDDNFEYAKGLHLSPKGAAILLEELQNVTKK, encoded by the coding sequence ATGAAAAGTACAGGAATCGTACGAAAAGTAGACCAATTAGGGCGCATCGTCACGCCTATTGAATTAAGAAGAGCACTTGGTGTCTCTGTTGGGGATCCGATGGAAATCTTTATGGAAGATGACCGAATCATTTTGCGAAAATATAAGACGGAGAAAACGTGTGCGATTACAGGAGAAATCTTAGACGATAACTTTGAATACGCGAAAGGATTGCATCTGAGTCCAAAAGGCGCAGCCATTCTCCTTGAAGAATTACAGAACGTTACGAAGAAGTAA
- a CDS encoding GNAT family N-acetyltransferase, with protein sequence MMELKGTKIYLRQIHQGDMPQIHQAHEDEELRYLTHTKESYTLKEMTKRYKQLRKDVTREDFSICVTESNQLIRDLTLFAIDLESKKARFRLTLHDKNYQNKGYGTEVVTLVQDFVFKELKLNRLEVEVLSHNSQGIHLFAQTGFKQEGVLRQFVYLNHQYSDNILMAMIRVDYHQARRVPYEMMSI encoded by the coding sequence ATGATGGAGTTAAAAGGAACTAAGATCTATCTACGACAGATTCACCAGGGCGATATGCCACAGATTCATCAAGCACATGAGGATGAAGAACTGCGTTATCTGACACATACAAAAGAATCCTACACACTGAAAGAAATGACCAAACGGTACAAACAGTTAAGGAAGGATGTGACACGTGAGGATTTTTCGATTTGTGTAACCGAAAGTAATCAACTCATTAGGGACTTAACCCTCTTTGCGATCGATCTAGAAAGTAAAAAAGCGCGATTTCGCCTTACGCTGCATGATAAAAACTACCAAAACAAGGGCTATGGCACGGAAGTGGTGACGCTCGTACAAGATTTCGTCTTTAAAGAGTTAAAACTGAACCGCTTAGAAGTCGAAGTCCTGTCTCATAACTCCCAGGGAATTCACCTATTTGCCCAAACAGGCTTCAAGCAAGAAGGTGTGTTAAGACAATTCGTTTACTTAAATCATCAATACTCAGATAACATTCTCATGGCCATGATCCGCGTCGATTACCATCAAGCGAGACGTGTTCCTTACGAGATGATGTCTATATAA